Below is a genomic region from Cetobacterium somerae ATCC BAA-474.
AAATTTAGGTTTTAAAGGTTATCCTGATTTCCAAAGAGTTTTCCAAAAAGATGTAGAGATATCAACTTCTCAAATGAAAGAGTTCAGACAAGAGATTGATTCAATGTCAGGGGATGGAATATTATCTGAAATCATAACTACGAACATAGAGCTTTTAGAGGAGATAGATACTGTAGCTATAGAAGAGCAATTAGAAAAAGCTATGGAGATGATAAAAACTAGTAGAAAGTTATATATATTAGGAGCAAGAGGGTCATATGCTCTAGCATACTATCTATATTTTATGTTAAAAGAATTAAGAGAGGATGTAGAGTTAATGATATCAGGAGCATCTGATTTTACAGATAAGCTTCTTTATTCAAGCCCGGATGATGTACTATTTACAATATCATTCCATCCATATACAAACTTTACTTGTCAAGTAACTGAGTTTTTTAAAGAGCAAGGAAATAGAATAATTACTATGACTGATAAAAAAGATTCTGTATTAGGTAATATATCTGATTTAGTAATCACCACAAAAAATGGAGGAAAAGCTTATACTTTTGTTCCAGGTATAATTATTTTAAATGCTTTACTTTTAAAATTTGGAAAACAAAATAAAGAGGAAAGTATTGAAAGATTAGACAAATTAAAGAAAATAACAGATAGATTTAATATCTATCAAAGATAAAAAAAAGAGAGCGAAAGCTCTCTTTTTTATCTTTGATATTTTAACTTTATAAATAGATTATCTAAACTTCTTAATATAAGACCAATTAAAAGTAGCGGAAATAAGTAGAACTTTGCTGAATAATCCACTATAGAGTTATTATTAGTTCTTTTCTTTTCTAACATTTTTATTTTGTTCACCCCTTTTATTTACAAAAGTAATTATATACCACTTTTTCCATTTATGCAAGAAATAAAAAATACTTGTTTTGAAAGGTGAATTGTGATAAAATGTTTAATCGAAAAGTGCTTTAAAATAAGTAAAGAAATACTAAAAAAGTAGAATACATTAACAAGGAGAAAAGAAATGAGTGAAAATTTAGAAAAAAGATACGGCTTTTCAGTAGCTTTTTCAATGGTTGTAGGAATTGTTATTGGAATTGGAATCTTCTTTAAAGCTGGTCAAATTTTAGTAGCAGCTAATATGAATCCAAAAATTGCAATTGCAGCTTGGGTACTTGGAGGTATTATATCAATATTATCAGGTCTTACTGCAGCAGAAGTTGGAGCAGCTATTCCTGAAACAGGTGGTATGATTGCATGGATTAAGAAAATTTATGGAAAAAGAATAGCCTTTTTAGTTGGATGGGCTCAATTAATAATATATTTTCCAGCTTTAATAGGTTTAATTGCATATTATTTTGCAGTATTTACAGGAAACTTTTTAAATATAGATCCTAGTAATACTATATTTTTAGGAGGAACAGCATTTGTTGCTATATCTTTCCTATTTGCAATAAATATATTTACAAAAAATGTAGGTGGAAAAATTCAAACACTAGCTACAGCAGCTAAAATTGTACCACTATTATTAATAACTATATTTGGATTTTTATCTGCAGATAATTCATCGGGAATGTTTTATATGACAGAGATTACAAGAGAAGCTACATCTTCATCACCTTTAGTTTTATTAGGATTATCATTAGTACCAATTATGTTTGCTTTTGATGGATGGATATATGTTGGAACAATTGCAGGAGATTTAAAAAATGTAAAAAAAGATCTTCCTAGAGCAATTATATTAGGATTAGGATTTATAGCGATATTTTATGTGGCATTAAACCTAGCACTATTAAATGTATTCACAGCAGAGGAGATTGTAAAAGTTGGAATGTTTGGAGTAGCTACAAAATTATTTGGACCAATGGGAGCTAAGTTTATATTCTTAGGAATTATGATATCAGCATTTGGTGGGCTAAATGGTATGATATTAGCATCAACAAGAATACCGTATACTTTAGCAATAGAGGGACACCTTCCAAAGAAGGAGTTTTTTGCTAAAATAGATGATAAACATAAACAACCTATAAACTCTTCAGTAGTTATGTATCTATTATCAGTTTTCTTCTTAATAGCTATGATTATAACAGGAAATCCAGATGTATTTGGAGATATTCCAGTAGCATTGTTCTGGTTATTCTACTGTTTAGTATTTTTAGGATTATTTATTTTAAGAAAAAACGAACCAAATTTAGAAAGACCATATAGAGTTCCATTTTATCCAGTTGTGCCAATACTTGCATTAATAGGTGGAGCATCAATATTTATTTATGCAGCTATATCAAATCCAACATATATGGCAGTATCAGTGGCATTAACTTTAACAGGTCTTTTTGTTTATAGAGAAAATTAATAAGATATAAAAAAGGTTGCTAAAGAGCAACCTTTTTTTATAGGAAAGTTAATCCCAACATAATAACAATACCAGAGTAAATTGTAATAATTACTCCATATCCCATAATATCTTTTGCACCTAATTTAGCAATACCTAAGGCAGGCAAAGCCCAGAAGGGTTGAATCATATTAGTCCAAGCATCTCCCCAAGCGATAGCCATACCAGTTCTTGCTGTTGAAACCCCAAGTTCTACACTTGCTGGCATCATAATAGGAGCCTGAACAGCCCATTGCCCACCACCAGATGGAACAAAGAAATTTACAATTCCAGCACTTAAGAAAGTTAAGCTTGGAAATGAAAGAGCAGTGGATGAACTGATAAAACTTTGTGATATTATACCTGCTAAAGAAGCTCCATCACTGTTTTGTCCAACCATCATTCCCATTATTCCAGCATAAAAAGGAAATTGTAGTATAATTCCAGCAGCTCCTTTACAAGCATTTCCAAAAGCTAAAAGAAGATTTTTAGGAGTTTTATGAGCAACTATAGCAGTAACTAAAAAAATCATATTTACAATGTTAAGATTCAAATCAAATCCCTTTTGAAGGAAATATCCAATTATATATGTATATCCAAGAATACCAATTAAAATGTTAACAACTGGACTATTTTCAATTTTGTCAGCAGGAGTCATCTCAGCTTTATCAAAAGTAACTGGTTGCACATCATCTTCTAATAATGCAGGGTCAACTTGAAAAACATCCTCTTTATTTTTAGGGTGCATGGCAGCATTTAATAAAGGAAGCGTAAATAATAAAGCAAAAAGGATGATTAAATTATATGATGAAAATAGAGTTTGAGATGTACTAATTCCTTTATCTAAAGCTCCAGCAGTAGCTTTTGAAAGGTTTCCAGAAGCTAAAGTAAGAGGAATAGATCCAGAAATTCCTCCATGCCATAACAAGAAACCAGAGTAAGCAGAAGCAATAAGAAGACGATAGTCGACACCTTTGATTTTCTTTGCAATCTCTTTAGCATAGATTGCTCCAATAACAAGTCCAAACCCCCAGTTTAAAATACAAGCTACTCCAGATACAAAAGTAACATAGATAATAGCTTGAATAGGAGATTTTGGAAGATTAGAAAGCTTATCTAAGATTCTTTTAAAAAAAGGAGCAGTTGCTAAAGTATGTCCTGTTACAAGAACCATTACCATTTGCATAGAGAAAGCTAAAAGAGACCAAACACCATTACCCCAATGCATAGCTATTTGAAAAGGTGATTGTTTAGTCATTATAGTTGCAGCAATAAAAACAATAAAAGTAAGGATTGCTGCAAAAAGGAAAGCATCAGGAAGATACTTTTGCATTATAGTAACGCAAAGTTGAGTGAATTTTTCAAAAAGATTAAATTGTTTATTTTTAACTGTATTATCCAATTTTCATACCCCCATATCTTATTTAAAAAAGCAAAGGATATTTTCTATCCTTTGCTTTAAAGTGGTAACTTTTAAGGTTTATTTTTCAGCTTTTGCTTTTCTAATCTCTTCAATTAAATAAGTTGCTGTTTTTCCTAAATCAGTTA
It encodes:
- a CDS encoding MurR/RpiR family transcriptional regulator — its product is MKKAVLANLEQNYSTYSKSFKKIVDFIKHNQSIVSFISINELAKETGTSPATITRFSKNLGFKGYPDFQRVFQKDVEISTSQMKEFRQEIDSMSGDGILSEIITTNIELLEEIDTVAIEEQLEKAMEMIKTSRKLYILGARGSYALAYYLYFMLKELREDVELMISGASDFTDKLLYSSPDDVLFTISFHPYTNFTCQVTEFFKEQGNRIITMTDKKDSVLGNISDLVITTKNGGKAYTFVPGIIILNALLLKFGKQNKEESIERLDKLKKITDRFNIYQR
- a CDS encoding APC family permease, yielding MSENLEKRYGFSVAFSMVVGIVIGIGIFFKAGQILVAANMNPKIAIAAWVLGGIISILSGLTAAEVGAAIPETGGMIAWIKKIYGKRIAFLVGWAQLIIYFPALIGLIAYYFAVFTGNFLNIDPSNTIFLGGTAFVAISFLFAINIFTKNVGGKIQTLATAAKIVPLLLITIFGFLSADNSSGMFYMTEITREATSSSPLVLLGLSLVPIMFAFDGWIYVGTIAGDLKNVKKDLPRAIILGLGFIAIFYVALNLALLNVFTAEEIVKVGMFGVATKLFGPMGAKFIFLGIMISAFGGLNGMILASTRIPYTLAIEGHLPKKEFFAKIDDKHKQPINSSVVMYLLSVFFLIAMIITGNPDVFGDIPVALFWLFYCLVFLGLFILRKNEPNLERPYRVPFYPVVPILALIGGASIFIYAAISNPTYMAVSVALTLTGLFVYREN
- a CDS encoding short-chain fatty acid transporter, with the translated sequence MDNTVKNKQFNLFEKFTQLCVTIMQKYLPDAFLFAAILTFIVFIAATIMTKQSPFQIAMHWGNGVWSLLAFSMQMVMVLVTGHTLATAPFFKRILDKLSNLPKSPIQAIIYVTFVSGVACILNWGFGLVIGAIYAKEIAKKIKGVDYRLLIASAYSGFLLWHGGISGSIPLTLASGNLSKATAGALDKGISTSQTLFSSYNLIILFALLFTLPLLNAAMHPKNKEDVFQVDPALLEDDVQPVTFDKAEMTPADKIENSPVVNILIGILGYTYIIGYFLQKGFDLNLNIVNMIFLVTAIVAHKTPKNLLLAFGNACKGAAGIILQFPFYAGIMGMMVGQNSDGASLAGIISQSFISSSTALSFPSLTFLSAGIVNFFVPSGGGQWAVQAPIMMPASVELGVSTARTGMAIAWGDAWTNMIQPFWALPALGIAKLGAKDIMGYGVIITIYSGIVIMLGLTFL